The genomic segment cattatttatttatttgttttattataatataatataatataatataatataatatatatacttaattattaaagtaaatatattataatatatattttcctttttagttGAGGATTCTGATACGAcgtagctacggaattaaaataattaaaattcatcaatacaacataattcaatttcatattgaatattttaatttttactcaatattttcttaaatttcaatttagtccctaaaccgagactaactttatttcttcacaattaatcttatattttcatacaaattctactttaaactaaatttaacttcctattttcacataaattcctaaattttttattttttcataatttagtccctatcacaCAAAAATTATTAtctgttctacaatttaatcctttttcatttctagcttaaaaatctatcaatttaatccctaatactaaaattattcaatatagacaacacttaaaaactcaataatttctaaaattttgacttgGATCAAGTAATATTTAACACcgaaattccaaaaacataaaaattacaagaaaaataaactaaattgacTAACTAATTAAACTTGAAACTTTGAAACCCCTAACCTAGCCTtgtctttctcctttctttctttccctttttctttttctttcctttttcttttctgtttcgtTTTTGCTTTGtctctttttctatttatttttctttatctttttcttatttattcattctttatttatttgttttattataatataatataatatatatacttaattatCAAGGTAAatgtattataatatatattttaacttaaaattttataataatttcatccttatgccgcctcatttaatGCCAATGGCATAATtccttctttagtccctttaatttttctttaatctataattcaacttttaccttatatgcaatttaatccttttacctaattactcttaattcatgtaaatttacctaaccaaaatctaattaacctcacaactaacttcataaatatttttaataaatatttacgaatccaatTTACAAAAACGGAGtctcgaaaatacactttttgaCACCCGTGACTATCGGGTCATTTCATTTGTAGTGAAGAATATGagaatagataaaaataaagaggaagaataaaaggaaaatagaaaaaaagaaaaaaataaattgttaaaaaaataaaattatagggactagttttaacaaacggaaaataaaaaaatacattaaaagaaatggagaagggaggagaACAGAGTGAGAAGGAGAAGATAACGAAAAAAAAGAAgttcaaagaacataaaagaaaaatattaaattgctcaaaatgaaaaaatatataggaacaaatgtataatttaacttaaaattttcatttaaaatgatgatttaacgtgccacatcagcttATTGTTACACCATTAACGGCAATTAACACCAAGTGACTAAAATGTTTGTCACTGTTAaaatgttgtaacattttagttactgaGTGTTAATTGCCATTAATGGTGTACGGTAGGCTGACgtagcacgttaaatcatcattttaaatgaaaagtttaggttaaattataaaattggttcatatatattttttccattAAATAAAACTGAAAATTTTAGTCAGCTTACTGTTAAAGTGTTGTAagatttcaaatataagtgactaaaatataacattagacaaacaaaagtgactattttgatagtttatctAATATTTTTCCATTAAATAAAACCGAAAATTGCACTCACCGACTGACTcaatataattctttttttttttccttctaacATCTCCCTCCAAAAAAAAACCTCTCCAATAAACGGGAAAAAGGGGGAAAAACCAATCTTTGTTTAGTCCTTCAACAGAATCCTAAATCTCAAATGCCAAACCCTAGTGACTACATCGCACTCGGTTCACAATTAGAAGAAGATTCCGAAGAAACCgaagaagaacaagaagaagaaTGGTTTATTCCGGTGATGGAGTCTCCCTGGGTTTTGGccgaaaaagaaagcaaaaatggaGAAGCTACGGTGTGTTCCAATGCGGGAGAGAGTGGGGAAAATTCTCAAGGGAACGAATGGAATCGTGGGGACATCGATGGGTTGTTTTGCCCTATCTGTATGGAAGCTTGGACTACAACCGGTGACCATCACGTCTGGTCCGTGCATTTTACAATTCGTCTTGGAATTCTAGGGATTTTAATTGAAATTAGTTTCGGTTTTCCTTTGTTCGCGCCAAATTATGAGTTCCTTggtttattattaatattttatataattaaagataaaaaaaattaacttttttggATAGGAAATGATAACTGAACATGTACTAAGCATTTAGCTTATGTATAATTGAAGATTTTATTGTTGTATGTGTTCTACTTTCTACTAATGTTAATGatgggttatttatttatttttaatgtgaaattttggCTCACTAGATATGCTTATCAATCGTCCAACTGCTTGGCTGTAGTTGTCTTCCTTGTGGGCATATATTTGGTTTTTCGTGCATCCGAAAATGGCTACAACAACAAGGAACTACAAAAAAGGttcatttcatcatcaaaccatgTTATAGTTTCCAATTCTCTATGGCTGGTCGTATATGTATCTGACATTCTTGTTTATGTCATCTTGCTTTCTTAAGTGTCCTCAATGTAACAGGAAATGTACATTAAAAGATGTAAGAAAATTGTTTGCTTCACGGGTTGTTGCTATTGATGGAGAATCACAAAAGGTCATACTAAAATTCCAGAGAATTGATAAAGTATATGAAGAAATATTGAAGAAGTGTAATGTTAACGATGTATCCTTATTTTATGCAGAGAATTCAATCTCTTGAAGCTAAGTGCATCTCTCTTGACAAGAAGGTAAGACTTCTTAgtggaaaaagaagaaagaaaaatgccttcaacttggtatttttttgtaataatcAGCTCTGTGAAACTTTCTGATATTctgcaaaatgaaaaaaaaaattgtagaatgCTGTTCTAATTAAAAAAGAAGCtgaatggaaaaagaaagaagCTGAATGGAAAAAGAGAGAAGCTTTGTTGCAACGAGAACTTCACCAGCTTAAAGAGGTATGCTGATCgtaaatgtttttgttttttgttgtttctttatATGGTTTCTTAAAGCTACCATGTCCTATTGAATTTGTTTATTAAGTACTTTTTCACTGTGTACAATGAATGTTAGTTGTCCCTGTTAAATATTTGATGAGCGTCTTAGTTGTTGCAGTTTTATTACTTAATTTGTTGCTTGTTGAGTTTTCCACTTCTCCGGTACTTTCTTTTGTGCCCAGTTTTATGCAGTAGTGTTAGGTGCTTAAGTTTGAGCTTGCCTCATTTGTCTTGAAAGCAATGTAATCTCACATTTGCAGGATCTAGTGCAGTCAGTTATATGCATGTTTGTTATGGCGACCAATGTTGTGTGTGGTTCAGAGTTTGAGGAAATATTATTTGGTGTAGTATAGATTTTGAGATCTCTAACCTTATTAAGTAATTGGTTTTCAGTTCTTGTTCTCCAATTAGAGATAAAAGTTTGGAAGGCCTGAACTCTATTTGGGTGCTTGATACGTATAAATTACACTTTCTGCAGGTTGTCCTgtttcttaaaataataataacagttttttgttattttaacttTTTGACTTTGCAGAAAACAATTTATTTGGAGCACTTGTTAGATGTGAAGCCTAGGACATTGGGACATCCACCTTCAATGGGAGGCTATTGTGTTCCATCTCTTGGTAGTCCTTTTTCTGCCATTCCTTTGAGGAAGAGATGTATTCTCATAGGGTTAATGATCTTTATCTTCTAGTCCTTAACAATGAGATTATTAAATCATCTTCGGTAGAAACTTCTATGCATGAAGTACGAGGATTGGtgctttttccattttcttaaagGCTAGCATCTttggttttttcttttcattatttctGGTACAGTGTTCACTTACTCATCATGTTGTGCCAAAACCTAGGCTCAGAGTTCAATGAGCAAGGTCCTTTCATATTGCAGGTATTACTCTTTCCCTTTTTTGCATTCCTGTTTCTCTTGACAACTCACTTAAATGTGTGTGGCATTAGCTTATGTATGAAATGCCAATTGAAGTTCTCTTGAAGTTACAAACAGTTTATTTTCATGGTTATGTGTGAACTTCATTGCATTTAGCATTACTTGGATGTTGCCCTTTCTGAATTTTCTGTGCTGTCCTCAAAAGTtctcaaaataaatttatttcatttaacttgtttctATCTATAATTTGCAACGTCTATTTCACACTCACTTTTTTAAGGACTTAAATATTAGAAACATTTATCTGAATAAGATGGTGttggaaataaaaatataaagtctGCTTTGTCTCTTAAAATGTTTCATTGTAATCTTGTTTGTTGTGTGGTTATAACATGGACTCTTTTTCATGATATTTAACATCTTACTTTGTGCACAGTTGACTGTAACTTCCCGAAgcaatttttttcttctcttgttAAATATACCTTCATTGTTTTGATCCTGCAGAAGGAGCTTGGGGTGGATGGTGCACGGCTATTTGATATAGATGCTTCAAGCAAAATTATATTAATGACACGGAGATTGCAAGGGTTGGGCGGAATGCATGTCCTTACCAAAGTAAAGTTTCTGAGCTTCAACATGAAATGTGACTATTATCATGACCTGCGGTTTCCGCAAAGAATACTCTTATAGAATTTCTAAACATGGGTTTGCAGATGAGCTTGGTAGCTCCATATACGAGACAAGACATTTCATTGCCGACTGGCTCTAAAGCTGTAAGGGATCTGCACATTTGCCCCTCTGATGGTAGCTTGTCACTTTTTGCTTCCTTAGGAAAGAAATTATCAGTTCTCAGGTAGCACCATTCTCAGATTGAATATTCATCTGACTTGTTCCTAGTATTTCTCTTAATTGATTTGATCTTTCATGTTGTTGCAGCACAAAGATTAACAATTTTATCCTTGCCTATGATCTACCGGTAAAATTTCCTGTCAGCTATAACTTCATTTACTTATTAGGTTGAGAATTCTTCTGATTCTTTTATATTCTTTCCACTAATGGAGATTCTTTGTAGTACTGACATTCGACTTTCAGGCTCCTGCTTGGTCATGTTCGTGGGATCTCAACGGTTCCCATCAAATATATGCTGGACTTCAGGTTTCAACAATGAGCTTGGTTTCTTCTCCAGATAAATCTGGGTCATTGAACTAATCTTTAAAAGTTCTATGCAGAATGGTTCGCTTGTGGTGTTTGACATGCGCCAAACTGCGAGGCCTTTGGAATTTGTTAATGGGCTGACAAGCAACCCAGTTCATACCATATATTCTTTACATAATTCAACCCTTCCTTCAGGTGTTACAGCCGTTTTGTCAGCATCATCCGCTGGCATTTGTCAGTGGAACTTTGGTGGAT from the Gossypium hirsutum isolate 1008001.06 chromosome D09, Gossypium_hirsutum_v2.1, whole genome shotgun sequence genome contains:
- the LOC107907698 gene encoding uncharacterized protein isoform X3 encodes the protein MEKLRCVPMRERVGKILKGTNGIVGTSMGCFALSVWKLGLQPVTITSVVFLVGIYLVFRASENGYNNKELQKRKCTLKDVRKLFASRVVAIDGESQKRIQSLEAKCISLDKKNAVLIKKEAEWKKKEAEWKKREALLQRELHQLKEKTIYLEHLLDVKPRTLGHPPSMGGYCVPSLGSPFSAIPLRKRCILIGVHLLIMLCQNLGSEFNEQGPFILQKELGVDGARLFDIDASSKIILMTRRLQGLGGMHVLTKMSLVAPYTRQDISLPTGSKAVRDLHICPSDGSLSLFASLGKKLSVLSTKINNFILAYDLPAPAWSCSWDLNGSHQIYAGLQNGSLVVFDMRQTARPLEFVNGLTSNPVHTIYSLHNSTLPSGVTAVLSASSAGICQWNFGGSEERQPVVLETGNQGACISLAYCPSSDDIIASFRPRIDNSNEMAYSQHLLTPAIGQGVQGSHVHLKRFGSNCYQKLAVTCANVNDVRLPRSAVMNIESHGCLFASGDELRGELVLQELPSFTVIQHLKLRKQPIYDVKYVHDVDGGLLGCLCDDILQLYGNHALK
- the LOC107907698 gene encoding E3 ubiquitin-protein ligase RFWD3 isoform X2; amino-acid sequence: MPNPSDYIALGSQLEEDSEETEEEQEEEWFIPVMESPWVLAEKESKNGEATVCSNAGESGENSQGNEWNRGDIDGLFCPICMEAWTTTGDHHVCCLPCGHIFGFSCIRKWLQQQGTTKKCPQCNRKCTLKDVRKLFASRVVAIDGESQKRIQSLEAKCISLDKKNAVLIKKEAEWKKKEAEWKKREALLQRELHQLKEKTIYLEHLLDVKPRTLGHPPSMGGYCVPSLGSEFNEQGPFILQKELGVDGARLFDIDASSKIILMTRRLQGLGGMHVLTKMSLVAPYTRQDISLPTGSKAVRDLHICPSDGSLSLFASLGKKLSVLSTKINNFILAYDLPAPAWSCSWDLNGSHQIYAGLQNGSLVVFDMRQTARPLEFVNGLTSNPVHTIYSLHNSTLPSGVTAVLSASSAGICQWNFGGSEERQPVVLETGNQGACISLAYCPSSDDIIASFRPRIDNSNEMAYSQHLLTPAIGQGVQGSHVHLKRFGSNCYQKLAVTCANVNDVRLPRSAVMNIESHGCLFASGDELRGELVLQELPSFTVIQHLKLRKQPIYDVKYVHDVDGGLLGCLCDDILQLYGNHALK
- the LOC107907698 gene encoding E3 ubiquitin-protein ligase RFWD3 isoform X1, which gives rise to MPNPSDYIALGSQLEEDSEETEEEQEEEWFIPVMESPWVLAEKESKNGEATVCSNAGESGENSQGNEWNRGDIDGLFCPICMEAWTTTGDHHVCCLPCGHIFGFSCIRKWLQQQGTTKKCPQCNRKCTLKDVRKLFASRVVAIDGESQKRIQSLEAKCISLDKKNAVLIKKEAEWKKKEAEWKKREALLQRELHQLKEKTIYLEHLLDVKPRTLGHPPSMGGYCVPSLGSPFSAIPLRKRCILIGVHLLIMLCQNLGSEFNEQGPFILQKELGVDGARLFDIDASSKIILMTRRLQGLGGMHVLTKMSLVAPYTRQDISLPTGSKAVRDLHICPSDGSLSLFASLGKKLSVLSTKINNFILAYDLPAPAWSCSWDLNGSHQIYAGLQNGSLVVFDMRQTARPLEFVNGLTSNPVHTIYSLHNSTLPSGVTAVLSASSAGICQWNFGGSEERQPVVLETGNQGACISLAYCPSSDDIIASFRPRIDNSNEMAYSQHLLTPAIGQGVQGSHVHLKRFGSNCYQKLAVTCANVNDVRLPRSAVMNIESHGCLFASGDELRGELVLQELPSFTVIQHLKLRKQPIYDVKYVHDVDGGLLGCLCDDILQLYGNHALK